In the Prochlorococcus sp. MIT 1307 genome, one interval contains:
- a CDS encoding ABC transporter permease encodes MNIFNVLKYFKGFLSVARSLLVSQYALMLEYRVEIILWAISGILPLIMLGIWKDAGISSNIGLDGDWISKYFISAFVVRQFTAVWVMFSFEEDNIEGRLSPYLLQPINPFWRYYFSHIAEQISRFPIVLVLTSIVFLLLPDSLWLPSISSIILFFIAVFSAFTVRFLLHWVFAMICFWTDRASALERLLLVPYLFLSGLVAPLESFPTLIRKIAYFTPFPYILSFPAKILAGQKMDMFISFSVLYLWGLLFYIIGNILWNAGLRNYSAMGS; translated from the coding sequence GTGAATATTTTCAATGTTTTAAAATATTTTAAGGGTTTCCTTAGTGTAGCTAGATCCTTGTTGGTTTCTCAGTATGCACTAATGCTTGAATATCGAGTCGAAATTATTCTATGGGCAATTTCAGGAATTTTACCTTTAATCATGCTTGGTATATGGAAGGATGCAGGAATTTCTTCAAACATTGGATTAGATGGAGATTGGATAAGTAAATACTTTATTTCCGCATTTGTTGTTAGACAATTTACTGCCGTTTGGGTAATGTTTTCTTTTGAAGAAGATAATATTGAGGGTCGACTTTCACCTTATTTACTTCAACCCATAAATCCATTTTGGAGATATTATTTCTCTCATATAGCAGAACAAATAAGTAGATTTCCGATTGTATTGGTCTTAACATCTATAGTATTCCTATTATTACCTGATTCTCTATGGCTCCCAAGTATTTCATCTATCATCTTATTTTTTATTGCTGTTTTCTCTGCTTTTACAGTTCGCTTTCTTTTACATTGGGTATTCGCAATGATATGTTTCTGGACTGATCGCGCAAGTGCATTAGAAAGACTGCTTTTGGTTCCCTATTTATTCTTATCAGGTTTAGTAGCACCATTAGAATCATTTCCTACCTTGATCAGAAAAATAGCATACTTTACGCCTTTTCCTTATATACTTTCTTTTCCTGCTAAAATATTGGCTGGTCAGAAAATGGATATGTTCATTTCTTTTTCTGTATTGTATCTTTGGGGATTATTATTTTATATCATTGGTAATATATTGTGGAATGCAGGTCTAAGAAACTATTCTGCAATGGGAAGTTAA
- a CDS encoding ABC transporter permease has translation MFTINFYYIRLIICFWSTSIYSELEYRLNIIIEILSVGGNLAGSLFTLSLFYGPDTNLGGWSWSASLVVLGTYTLLDGFTTTFLQPNLSRIVNHVQNGTLDYILIKPIDSQIWVSLRVFSPWGLPSIISGIILIAIGLYSNGVTLNYNVITVSTITLLSSLCILYSLWFCIATTSIWFVRVWNANEVLRSTLVAGRFPITAYPESLRRIFTFIIPIAFLTTVPAEAMLNLISVDVIMISTFFSISFLLLTKWFWKYALGFYTSASS, from the coding sequence ATGTTTACAATAAATTTCTATTACATTAGACTAATAATTTGTTTTTGGTCTACTAGTATTTATAGCGAACTAGAATATAGATTAAATATTATCATAGAAATATTGTCTGTTGGAGGTAATCTCGCTGGTAGCCTTTTTACTTTATCTTTATTTTATGGCCCTGATACTAATCTAGGCGGATGGAGTTGGTCAGCATCCTTGGTTGTCTTAGGAACGTATACATTATTAGATGGATTTACCACCACTTTTTTACAACCTAACTTAAGTCGAATTGTTAATCATGTACAGAATGGAACTTTAGACTACATACTAATAAAACCTATTGACAGTCAAATTTGGGTTTCTTTAAGAGTGTTTTCACCGTGGGGTCTCCCATCTATAATCTCAGGCATTATATTAATAGCAATAGGACTATATTCAAATGGAGTAACTTTAAATTATAATGTAATTACTGTTTCTACTATAACTTTATTATCTAGTCTTTGTATTCTTTATAGTTTGTGGTTTTGTATCGCAACTACTAGTATATGGTTTGTTCGAGTATGGAATGCAAATGAGGTACTACGTTCTACATTAGTGGCTGGCCGCTTTCCTATTACTGCTTATCCAGAATCCTTACGACGGATATTTACTTTTATTATCCCTATAGCTTTTCTTACAACTGTACCTGCAGAAGCTATGCTAAACCTTATTTCGGTAGATGTAATTATGATTTCTACTTTCTTTTCAATTAGTTTCCTTTTATTAACTAAATGGTTTTGGAAATACGCATTAGGCTTTTATACTTCGGCATCAAGTTGA